From Micromonospora sp. NBC_01699, a single genomic window includes:
- a CDS encoding nucleoside triphosphate pyrophosphohydrolase gives MTARVVLLVTSPRLPAGLLTASAWDLVREHPVLAGVESELATAVRVAGGTVTLTESPVPDLLATAGVDGTVVWLAGPAGDDRMARELGLRLAREPGLAELELMYGSWDPPGARLLDAVAVMDRLVSPGGDPWKRAQTHATLAQFLLEECYEAYDAISAGDLDALREELGDVLLQVVLHARLAEELPEDERWNVDDVAGGLVEKMIRRNPHVFADTEVGSIDEIIANWEQIKKTEKARDSALDGIALAQPALSLAAKILHRAERAGLDVPPPLPATPDDEARLGARLLDVVVEARAAGLDAEAALRRAALTYADAVRAVETTTGSATASGTA, from the coding sequence ATGACCGCCCGAGTCGTACTCCTGGTCACCTCGCCCCGGCTGCCGGCCGGCCTGCTCACCGCGTCGGCCTGGGACCTGGTCCGCGAGCATCCGGTGCTGGCCGGCGTCGAGAGCGAGCTGGCCACCGCCGTACGGGTGGCCGGCGGCACCGTCACCCTGACCGAATCGCCGGTGCCGGACCTGCTCGCCACCGCCGGAGTCGACGGCACGGTGGTCTGGTTGGCCGGTCCCGCCGGCGACGACCGGATGGCCCGCGAGCTGGGGCTGCGGCTGGCCCGCGAACCCGGCCTGGCCGAGCTGGAGCTGATGTACGGCTCCTGGGATCCGCCCGGCGCCCGGCTGCTCGACGCGGTCGCCGTGATGGACCGGCTCGTCTCGCCCGGCGGTGACCCGTGGAAGCGGGCCCAGACCCATGCCACGCTCGCCCAGTTCCTGCTGGAGGAGTGTTACGAGGCGTACGACGCGATCTCGGCCGGTGACCTGGACGCGCTCCGCGAGGAGTTGGGCGACGTGCTGTTGCAGGTCGTGCTGCACGCCCGGCTGGCCGAGGAACTGCCCGAGGACGAGCGCTGGAACGTGGACGACGTGGCCGGCGGCCTGGTCGAGAAGATGATCCGCCGCAACCCGCACGTGTTCGCGGACACCGAGGTCGGCTCGATCGACGAGATCATCGCCAACTGGGAGCAGATCAAGAAGACGGAGAAGGCCCGCGACTCGGCGCTGGACGGGATCGCCCTGGCCCAGCCGGCCCTCTCCCTCGCCGCGAAGATCCTGCACCGGGCCGAGCGCGCCGGGCTCGACGTCCCGCCGCCGTTGCCGGCGACCCCGGACGACGAGGCCCGGCTCGGCGCCCGGCTGCTGGACGTGGTTGTCGAGGCCCGCGCCGCCGGGCTCGACGCCGAGGCCGCCCTGCGCCGGGCCGCGCTCACCTACGCCGACGCCGTACGCGCCGTCGAGACCACCACCGGCTCCGCCACCGCGTCCGGTACCGCCTGA
- a CDS encoding DMT family transporter: MKISNTGAVLLCAAGMTIVGSSVSISQLVLDFPALTGQAARYALAAVVLLAIARRWPGLGLDTVPTTGRPTRREWVILTALAATGLAAFNAFILVALPHAEPALVGTFIGAAPLGLALLGPLLRGRRPTVRLLGAAGIVVAGTVLVQGTGRADGIGVLASVGALGGEIAFSLLAAAVLPRLGPVRVAAYSCSLAVPLLLAGALVAGEATRWRLPTGVEAATYGYLAALMTVVAFVAWFTGLRRLGVERAGILVGLMPVATLVTAAVQDGRPPALGPSAGVLVVALGLALGLSITHLDQPALPDADSQAVPAPDSQAVADPGSQPVPNASSQAVPDAVAEPVVVSTARTASA, translated from the coding sequence GTGAAGATCTCCAACACCGGCGCGGTCCTGCTCTGCGCCGCCGGCATGACAATCGTCGGCAGCTCGGTCTCGATCAGCCAACTGGTCCTCGACTTCCCCGCCCTGACCGGACAGGCCGCCCGGTACGCGCTCGCCGCCGTCGTACTGCTCGCCATCGCCCGACGCTGGCCCGGCCTCGGCCTGGACACCGTGCCCACGACCGGTCGGCCGACCCGACGCGAGTGGGTCATCCTCACCGCGCTGGCGGCCACCGGACTGGCCGCGTTCAACGCCTTCATCCTGGTCGCACTGCCGCACGCCGAGCCGGCCCTGGTCGGCACCTTCATCGGCGCGGCCCCGCTCGGCCTGGCGCTGCTCGGGCCGCTACTGCGCGGCCGGCGGCCGACCGTACGGCTGCTCGGCGCGGCGGGTATCGTCGTCGCCGGAACCGTGCTGGTGCAGGGCACCGGGCGGGCGGACGGGATCGGCGTACTCGCCTCGGTCGGGGCGCTCGGCGGGGAGATCGCCTTCTCCTTGCTCGCCGCCGCCGTGCTGCCCCGACTCGGCCCGGTACGGGTGGCCGCGTACAGCTGCTCGCTGGCCGTACCGCTGCTGCTGGCCGGTGCTCTGGTAGCGGGTGAGGCGACCAGGTGGCGGCTGCCGACCGGGGTGGAGGCGGCCACGTACGGCTATCTGGCGGCCCTGATGACCGTGGTCGCGTTCGTGGCCTGGTTCACCGGGCTACGTCGGCTCGGGGTCGAGCGGGCCGGGATCCTGGTCGGCCTGATGCCGGTGGCCACCCTGGTCACCGCGGCCGTGCAGGACGGCCGCCCGCCCGCACTCGGCCCGAGCGCCGGGGTGCTGGTGGTAGCGCTCGGCCTGGCCCTGGGCCTGTCGATCACCCACCTGGACCAGCCCGCGCTTCCGGACGCGGACAGCCAGGCGGTACCGGCTCCGGACAGTCAGGCGGTGGCGGACCCGGGCAGCCAGCCGGTGCCGAACGCGAGCAGTCAGGCGGTACCGGACGCGGTGGCGGAGCCGGTGGTGGTCTCGACGGCGCGTACGGCGTCGGCGTAG